The window CACCGAATAACACTAGCATAAAGATGGATACTAATAAAATAATCAGTACACTCTTTGTAATTGAAAGATCTAATGGCTTTTCGTTAGTTGGGTGACCGTGGTCATCAAGCGTTAAAGTTCCAGCTGCATCAGTCTTATAGATTTTTTCATGGTGCAATACATAAAAATTTCCATCAACTTCAGTAGGTTCTCCGTGCATAAACCCTTCTTTGTTGCTCATGAAAGAGTGAAAACCGTTATCATATACAATAACAGGAAGAGGAAAACCAATGTGGTGACCTTCTTTATCAACCATCAATGTGAAATCATGTGCATCCAACAAGTGATGATCGATGAACTCTTTGTTTTCTTTGCTTACTTTGTCTTTCTCTGAAAGCTCTTGAGCAGGAGCCGCGCCAGCAGTAGCCTCACCGTGCTGTGCAGACACTAAGTTTAATACAAAAATACTGTAGAATAAAACTGCGAATTTCTTAAACATTGATAGGTTTTTTTCGTTGTGCAAAAATATGATATTTTTTCTAGTTTCAATAAATTATTTTACTGTTTTTTATCATGATTAATCAGCTTGATTGCATAGTATGTAAGCAGGGCTGTCAGGACAAAATAAGGAATGATAAAATGAAATTTATAGCCTGGAATCACTTCAAAGTTCAGTTTTTTTCTGATCAGGTACATCAAACCGAATTTCAAAAGGATCAAACCAATAACAGACAATCCTAAAAATTCCGGCGCCACTCTATTAATTAAGATAATGAGAGTGATCATCATCATAAACATGACACTCAAAAAAAGATAAAATTTAATAATGACAATTTCATTCAGGTGAAAAACAAATTTCCAAAGGGAAAAATGCACCAGAAACGTCAGGAAGAATAAAATGACAACAAGAATATTGGGATTGATTTTCATTCTAAATTTTAATTGATCGCAAAAATAGACTTTTTCTATTGTATTATGATAAGATTTGATATATATCATTTTTTCTTATCTATATAATATTACGTCGTGAACACTTTAGATATGCTAAAAATTCCTTACTTTTGCAAACCTATAATTTACAATCAATATGTTTAATAGTTTACAGGATAAATTAGATAAGGCATTACATAATATTTCCGGTAGAGGAAAAATTACTGAAATCAACGTAGCGGAGACCGTAAAGGAGATCCGCAGAGCATTGGTGGATGCCGACGTTAACTATAAAGTTGCGAAAGATCTTACTAAAAGAGTTCAGGATAAAGCATTAGGAGAAAATGTTCTTACTTCCCTTACTCCGGGACAGTTGATGACCAAAATTGTTCATGACGAACTGGTAGACCTAATGGGAGGTTCTCAGGAAGGCATCAATCTTTCCGGAAAGCCTTCTGTGATTCTTATTGCAGGTCTTCAGGGTTCCGGTAAAACTACTTTCTCCGGAAAACTTGCTCATTATTTACAAACAAAAAGAAATAAAAAACCTTTATTGGTAGCCTGTGACGTTTACCGTCCTGCAGCAATTGACCAGCTGAAGGTATTGGGAGGACAGATTAATGTTCCTGTTTATACTGAAGAGGGAGCTACCAACCCTTCTACGATTGCTGAAAATGCCATCAATTTTGCAAAATCAAACGGTCATGATGTTGTGATCGTGGATACAGCAGGTCGTTTGGCGATTGATGAGCAGATGATGAACGAGATTAAGTCCGTGCATTATTTCATTAAACCAAATGAAACCCTATTTGTTGTTGACTCAATGACCGGTCAGGATGCTGTGAATACGGCAAAAGCATTCAATGATGCTTTGAACTTTGACGGGGTTGTTTTAACGAAATTAGATGGTGATACTAGAGGGGGTGCTGCATTAACGATCCGTTCCGTGGTTGAAAAGCCAATTAAATTTATCTCCACAGGAGAAAAAATGGAAGCTTTAGATCTTTTCTACCCGGAAAGAATGGCAGACAGAATCCTGGGAATGGGGGACGTTGTTTCCTTAGTAGAAAGAGCTCAGGAGCAGTTTGACGAAGAAGAAGCAAAGAAACTTCACAAAAAAATTGCCAAAAACGAGTTCGGGTTTGATGATTTCCTTAAGCAGATCAACCAGATCAAGAAGATGGGTAATATGAAAGACCTTATGGGAATGATTCCCGGTGTTGGAAAAGCAATTAAAGATGTAGAAATCAGTGATGATGCATTCAAGCACATTGAAGCGATCATCTATTCCATGACTCCTGAAGAAAGAAGAAGACCTTCTATTATCAATACGCAGAGAAAGGGAAGAATTGCAAAAGGAGCCGGAAGAAAAATTGAAGATGTGAATCAACTGATGAAACAATTCGATCAGATGGGCAAAATGATGAAGATGATGCAGGGGCCTCAGGGCAAGCAAATGATGCAGATGATGAGCAAAATGCCGAATATGCCTGGAATGGGCGGAATGTTTGGAAAATAAGAAAAACAAAATCATTCATAAAAAAACTCTCAGAAATTCTGAGAGTTTTTTTATTTTTATATAAATAGCTGTTATTTAAATTTATACCCTATTCCTAATTGGAAGAAATTCATTTTCAGTTTCTCTCCGTCTACCGGATTTTTAAGCATATTGGTAAGGCCAAAACTATAACGTGCATCTACAAATAATCCTTTATGAATAGTGTAATCAGCCCCTAAAAATAAACCAAAATCTGTAGATTTTAAAGTATCATTCAGGTAATTTTCTACATAACGTTCCCCTTCTCTGATTCCTGAAGGATCTACCATACCTGCATTCGGGCCGCTCATTTCAAATTTCACCTTGTTATTGGTCTTAAAACTTACATACGGACCTGCATACACTCCTAATTCCGGCGTTGCATAAAACCTTGCAGAGACAGGAATTACAATTCTGTTAAGGTTCATTTTTTCAGTAACGGTGATACCAGGCAATGAAACCTCTGCTTTTCCTCCAAGGTTCGCATATTCCACTTCTCCCTGAACAGCAAATTTATTATTGAATTTGTGTTCAATCAATCCCCCAACATAAAACCCGGATTTAGATTTCATACCTCCTTCAATTCCGCCATAAGCGAAATCACCTTCACTGGTTTTCAGATTTGATAAAGCATAACCGGCTTTCACACCGAATGTAGTTTGTGCATTTAGGCCTGCAAATAAAGCGATTGCAGATGCTAGTACGATTTTTTTCATGGATATAGTAATTAGTTTTTAAACTTAAAAAGCCTAAGGCAGCTTTCTGCCGGCTAATGTATATATTTTGTTTATTATTTTGCAAATATATATTTTACTCCAAAAGTAACAGCAGCCAGATTAAGATCAAATTTGTAGCTATTATTTCTTTTAGCGCCTTCAATATCTCTTTTGTAGCTATTGTACCCAAATTCCCCTATTGTTGCTTCAATGGACCAGTTTTTACTGACGAAATAATCTAATCCCGGCTTGATATTCACACCAATATGGGTATAGTTATTTTTTTGTGTAAACGGAGCGGAAAGTATAGGATCTCCGCCGTCACCTTCACTGTTAAAATCCATTTTTTCCTTTCCAAATTCCAACGGAATCTGTAATTGTCCGAATATGTATAATTTATCGGATAAAGTCCAATATTTTCTCACGAATGGAGCAACAACAAAAGCATTATCTGTATTTTTAATTCCGATTGTATTATTAAATCCGAACCCCCTTACGTTATATTTTGTAACGGCACTTTTATAGCCTATACCAAGTCCTGCTGCTAAGTTGTTATTAACGAAATAACCAGCTGTAGGAAGAATTCTGATCACATCGTCCTTTCTTTTGGTTTCAAATTCGTTTTTCTCATTGTGATAATATCCTATCTGGCCTGAAAGGTAAGAAGTTCCTTTTGCAATCTGTGCGTGTGACCATCCAAAGAGTGCAACAGCGCCCATCAATACTATTTTTTTCATGATTATTATATTAGTTTTTAAATAGAGAAAAAGCCCTAAGATTTCTCAGGGCTTTCTTGCTATATGCTTTGTTTATTATTTTGCAAATACATATTTAACTCCGAAAGTTACAGAAGATAAATTCAATCCGAAGTTGTAGTTGTTGGTAGCATCACCATCTTTTGGCTTGTAGTTGTTATAACCGAACTCACCGATAGTAGCTTCGATAGACCAGTTTTTGTTTAGGAAATAATCTAAACCTGGCTTCACAGTAACACCAATTTTAGTGTATTTAGCTTCAGAAGAAGTAGAGCTAGATGCTACAGAAGTTCCTGAACCTGTTGTAGTTGTAGCTACAGAATTGCTTTCATTTTCAGTTTTACCAAACTGCATTGGAACTGCTAATTGTCCGAAGAAATATAACTTGTCAGATAAAGTCCAGTATTTTCTTACGAATGGAGCAACAACAAAAGCTGGAGTTTTAACTATGCTTTCGTTTACGATTGTAGTGTTTCCTAAAGTTGTAGTAGTAGATACAGTGTTCTTTTCAGTTTGGTATCCTACTCCTAATCCGATTGCTAAGTTCGTGTTTACGAAATAACCAACTGTAGGTAATACGTTGAAGTTTTCTTTTTTATCGTTACCGTTGTTAGACTCTACTTGAGAGTAACCAACAGATCCTGATAAATATGTAGTTCCTTTAGCAATCTGAGCGTTTGACAAACCAAAAAGTGCAACAGCACCCGCTAATAATATTTTTTTCATTGTAAAAAATTTTAATACTTTCTGAGGGCAAATTTACAGTGGTACCCACTAATATTAAAATTTGTTAATGTGATTAATATCATTGTTAAAATTTAGGGTTTTATAAGAATAAGTCCTACTTAAGAGATGTTATTGAGTTTTTCACAAGATTATGAATAAAAAAACTCTATTTTTTCAATAAGACTCCAATATATTTACTTTTTTAAATTTTTCATTTTTCTTTAAAAGCCCATTAATTCAGGGAAAACCTTAAAATTAATTAACCTAAAACATTAATAAATAAGTTATTAACTCATAAAATTTAAACAATCGTTTATTTTTAGAGCTGTTTTTATCTTTTCCAAATGGCTGTAAACCTGTTACATTAAAAATTTCTGAAAATAATTTTATACAGCATATTGAGGATCTATCAAAAAAGAACTCCGGCCTTCGGCCGGAGTTCTCCATATGCAATTGCTTTCTTATTTTATAAAGAAATTATAACCAAGGTTAACAGCTCCTACATTCCAGCTGTATCTTCCCCATCCCGGAAGGTCACGCTTGTTGCTGATAGATTGGTAACCAATGTACAACTCTCCTTTAGACATTTGGTATCCAAATTTAGGCTGCGCATAGAAACCTCCATCTACTCCATCTTTTGTAGAAATCCCGTATCCAAGGTCTAAACCTACAAAGATAGGCGCTCCAGAGAATCTGTATTTTCCGGAAACCGCTACAGGCACAAATCCGAAATCATCAAAATGATCTTTTCCGAAGAAATGAGAATATCCTGTGGTTACTCCAAGATCAAAACCTTTAGCAATATTCCACATATAAGCTGCATCTACTCCTAGTGTAAACGAAGATACATCACTTGCATCAGATACAGGAACACCAATATGTCCACCAATTTTAAAACCTTCCTGCGCCTGGGCAGCACCTCCTAAAAGTGCAAAAGCACCTAGTAATAATAGTTTTTTCATTTTTTTAGTAGCTTTGAATTACGGTGCAAAAATACTAATTATTTTCATCACAAATAGAAAACAAACGAATCATATACTATACAATAAAAAAAACAGGACAAAAATTGTCCTGCTTTTTTTATTTATAGATAAAATTTTCAGAAATTAATTTCCTCCGAATTTGAAACCTACACCCACCTGTACAAAGCTGTTGGTAAGCTTTTCATTCCCCTCCGCATGCTTGGCAAGGTTAGAAACACCAAGGTTGTATCTGGCATCAAAGAACAATCCGTTTTCCAATGCGTATTCAGCACCCAGGAACGGAGCGATGTTCAGAGTATTCATCTGATCTTTGATATCTCTTTCGTCATTAGCGTCAATCTCGAATCCTGGAATTCCGAATCCGAAATCAGCAGTAAGCTTTTGTTTAGCAGAAAGAATCACTCCGAAGCTTGCCCCTGCAGAAACAGACAATCCTTCAGTGATAAAATACTTAGCAGAAATAGGCACTAATAAAGTGTGATACGTCTGCTTGGCTTTTACATTTAAAAAGGTGGTCGGATTATCCGGATCAGCTTCAGCTACGTTTACTTTTCCTCCTAGTGGAGAATACAAAAGTTCTCCCTGAAGGGCAAATTTATCACTTAGCTTATATTCAGCGATACCACCAATATAAAATGTATGTAAAGGATCTGAAGTTTCAGATTGTCCGTCACCTTTTAATTTAACTGTGGAGTAAGAGTATCCTGCTTTTGGACCAAAACGAAATTCTTGTGCGTTTGCAGACATTCCCATAATAGCGACTGCTGCAACTAGTAAAAGTTTTTTCATGTTTAATTAGTTTTTACATTTAAGGACTGCAAAACTAATTATTTTTTTCAAATTAAAAAATTTTAACTCAACATTTCAAGGTTAATAAAAGGTTAACGGTCATTCTCACCTCTCCGAAACTATTCGTTTCTCAGCCTTTTATCTTCATCGTTATAGGCAAGGATAATTTTTCTTACCACAGGGTGTCTTACAACATCCTCTTCTGTAAGATGTACAAAACCAATCTCTTTTACACCGTTCAAAATTCTCATAGCTTCTTTCAGTCCCGACTGTTGATTTTTCGGAAGGTCAATCTGGCTTGGGTCTCCTGTGATGATAAACTTGGCATTCATCCCCATTCTGGTAAGGAACATTTTCATCTGTGCATGAGTGGTATTTTGTGCTTCATCAAGAATCACAAAAGCATCATCAAGGGTACGTCCCCTCATAAATGCCAAAGGAGCTACTTCAATTACTTTTTTCTCCATGAAGCCTTCCAGTTTCTCATGCGGAATCATATCACGAAGGGCATCATATAAAGGCTGTAAGTACGGGTCCAGCTTTTCTTTAAGGTCACCGGGAAGAAATCCCAGACTCTCCCCTGCTTCCACAGCCGGTCTGGTGAGGATAATTCTTTTCACTTCCTTATCTCTTAAAGCTCTTGCAGCCAACGCCACACTGGTATATGTTTTTCCGGTACCTGCAGGTCCAATGGCAAATACCATATCCTTTTTCTCCGTTTCCTTTACCAGCTTCTTAAGATTGGTCGTCTTAGCCTTAATGATTTTTCCGTTGACTCCTTTTACAATGATATCCTGATCAAATACCAGTTGTTTCTCGTTTTCGTCTTTAATATTCAATATATTTTCAACGTCTTTCAGTGCTATTGAATTGTTTTTGGAGATAAAGCTGACAATATCGTCCAGTTTTTGTTTCAGTATATCTAAAGCTTCCTGATTCCCCATGGCAAAGATAAAATGATCTCTTCCGGTGATTTTAATGGTTGGAAAGCTTGATTTTATTAAGTTGAAATATTGGTTATTAACTCCATAGAAGATTTTCGCATCGATATCTTCCAAATCATATGTTAATTCAAACATGCAGTATTTTTATTTTAGATTTTAAAATTAAAGATTTTTTTCAAATTTATATCAAATTCTTTTCAACAATCTTTCGGGCGTTCTTTTTATTTTAAATAACTTTGCAATACTACACTATTCTATAAATTGCTCATGTCAATTATTACCCTTACTTCGGATTTCGGAAATTTAGATTACAGAGTTGCCGCTGTGAAAGGCAAAATTCTGTCGCTAAACCCTGAGGTTAATATTATTGATATCACCCACGAAATCCAGGCATTCAACCTTATACAGACTTCGTATATTGTAAGAAATGCTTATAAATATTTTCCAAAAGGAAGCATTCATATTCTTTCGGTAGACAGTTTTTATCATAAATCCAGAAAGAACATCATCTATAAAGCTGACGGATCTTATTTTCTGGCAGCAGATAACGGTCTTTTAAGCCTTATCTTTTTTGATATTAAACCGGAAGCCATCTATGAACTTACGCTGAACAACCGTTTTGACGATATCATCAACTTTACCTCTACAGATATTTTTGTTCCGGCTGCTGTACATCTCGCCAATGGCGGCCTTCCTGAAGTGATAGGAAGAAAAATACATTCAGCGAAACAGCTGATGTTCCCAAGAGCGGTATACAATGAATCTGAAGGAATGATCATTGGTGAGGTTACCTATATTGATAATTTCGGAAATATAATCTCAAATATTAACAAAGATTTTTTCGAGAATATCAGTAAAGGCTACACCAGTTTTACCATAAAATTCAGGAATTTAAGCCTTTCAAGAATATTTTCCAGCCATACAGAGGTGGTTTCGGACTGGGAAAGGGAAACCGAATTCCACGGGCAGTCTGCCGCCATCTTCAATGATAGTCAATTATTGGAGCTTACCATCTACAAAGGAAGCAGGAAAAACGGCGCCAAAAGCCTGTTTGGACTTAATGTGGGCGAAAATATTTATATTGAATTCAGCTAAGATTATATATTTCATAAAAAAACCGATTTTTTTTATATATTTGTCAAAATCTAAAAATCAAAAATGGCAGAATACAAATTATTGCTTCCTTCCATGGGAGAAGGGGTTATGGAAGCGACAATTATCACTTGGTTATTCAATGAAGGTGATAACGTAAAGGAGGATGACTCCGTAGTAGAAATTGCAACAGATAAAGTAGATTCAGATGTACCGACACCAGTTTCGGGGAAAATTGTAAAAATTTTAAAGCAAAAAGATGAAGTTGCAAAAGTAGGTGAAGCCATTGCTATTTTAGAAATTGAAGGAGAAGGTACCGCTTCAGAAGAAGTACAAACTGAAACTCCGGCGGCGGCTCCGGACGCTGATACTTTAAAAGCAATTGAAGAGCCTTTACAGACAGCTGCTGCTACCAATGTAGAATTCTCAGGAGATCTTTATTTGTCTCCGCTTGTAAAATCTATCGCACAACAGGAAAAAATTTCTGAAACTGAACTGAAATCCATCAAAGGAAGCGGTTTAGAGGGAAGAATTACCAAAGAAGATATATTGGCGTATGTTGCCAACAGAGGAAGCCAGCCGGCTCAGGCAGCTCCTGTACAGGCTGCAACCACTCCACAACCGGCAGTATCTGCTCCGGCTGCTACCATCCCGGTAAGCGCAGGTGATGAGATCATTCCTATGGACAGAATGAGAAAGATCATCGCTGAAAACATGGTAAAAGCAAAACAAATTGCTCCACACGTTACTTCTTTCATTGAAACCGATGTTACCAACGTTGTAAAATGGAGAAATAAGAACAAAGCAGTATTCGAAAAACGCGAAGGTGAAAAACTTACTTTCATGCCAATTTTCGTAAAAGCGGTAGTGAAGGCAATTCAGGATTTCCCAATGATCAATGTTTCTGTAAATGGTGAAAACATCATTAAGAAGAAAAACATCAACATTGGTATGGCCACTGCCCTTCCGGACGGAAACCTTATTGTTCCTGTCATCAAAAATGCAGACCAGTTATCACTTTCCGGCCTTGCAAAAGCAATCAATGACTTAGCTTACAGAGCAAGAAACAAAAAATTAAGACCTGAAGATACTCAGGGTGCCACCTATACCATTTCCAATGTAGGAAGCTTCGGAAACCTTATGGGAACTCCAATTATTCCTCAGCCTCAGGTTGCTATTTTAGCCATCGGAGCTATCGTGAAGAAGCCTGCGGTTCTTGAAACAGCTGACGGTGATGTCATCGCGATCAGAAACTTAATGTTCATGTCTCACTCTTATGACCACAGAGTGGTAGACGGATCTTTGGGAGGAATGATGCTGAAGCACGTTCACGACTACCTTGAAAACTGGGATCTGAACACAGAGATATAAATAATGAGTAATCAGCAATGAGTAATTTTGCTGCTTTTAAATATTAAACCTTCGAATTTATTCGGAGGTTTTTTTATTGGAAAAAGCTGTAACGTTTTATACAAACAGTTTACAAACGATGTAATGGAGCAAATCGCTCAATTGTCTTATATAAAAACAACAACCTGAATTATCTCAAAATGAAACATATCCTTTTAGCAGTATTTGCGTTACAATTTTCTACAACCGCTTTTTCTCAGCAAACCAACCAGTCTAAAATAATTGACAGCTATGTAAAAGAAGCCATGAAAAACAATAAAATACCGGGATTAGCTCTCGGAATTATAAAAGATGGCAAAGTAATTTTTGAGCAATATTATGGAACAGAAAATCTGGAAGATCTAAAAAAAGTAAGTCCTACTTCAATGTTCAGGATCTACTCTACTTCAAAATTAACCGCCAATATTGGTATTTTTCAACTGATTGAGCAGGGAAAGCTATCTTTGGAGGACAACGTCTCCACATACGTCGAAAATTTTCCCAAAGAGTGGCAGAATGTAAAAGTGAAAAACCTGCTGACGCATTCTTCCGGAATTCCAGATTTTATCGCTTTCGAGGACATTTCTGTTGATGATTCCAATGCCAAAGTTATTGAACGTCTTTCTAAAGAAAAAATGGAATTCAAAACAGGCAATGAATTCAGATACAATCAAACCAACTACATGCTCCTTACCATGATCATAGAAAAGATTACGGGGCAGTCTTTTGACAATTTTATTATTAACAATCAATTTTCAGATGTTAAAAACCAGGTCTGTTTCTCATCAAATTCCCTTGAGCAGATTCCCAACAGGGTTCAGAAATACAACTACAACAACGAAACAAAACAATACGAGAAAACGCCATTTGATAATGGTGTACGATCCCATTCCGGAAATGGATTAGCCATTACCCTTCCCGCCTTTTTACAATGGAGCCGCCATCTCAGTAATCATGATTTACTGAATCAAAATACAAAAGAAAGGATGTGGACGCCATTTGGGTACGGCAACCAAAAAGACGTTTTTGCTTATGGCTGGGAGATCAATAAAATGAATCATATTCCGTCTTATGGTTTTTCTGGGGGAAATGTCAGCGCTTACAGGATTTTCCCAAAAAATAAGATGGCTATTGTTATGATGTCCAATGGCTATAATTTCTTTCCCGCACAATATCATATCGTGAATCATATTGCTGCCATTATGGATAAAAACCTGACCGACGCCTATTCTATTGCTGAAGAATCTGTCATTGCCGGATTTGCTCAGACCAACAACCCAAACGCTGAAAAAAACTATTATGCTATCAAGGCTAAAAATCCAAAATGGGACTTTGACGGAACCCTGAATAATATCGGCTATATTTTAATGAGAAATTCCAGAACTGAGGAAGCTGTTAAAGTTTTTGAACTCAATGCCAGGGAACATCCACAATCCGGAAATGCTTTTGACAGCCTGGGAGAAGGGTATTTCAACGCTAAAAACTATCCTATGGCGCTAAAAAATTATAAAAAATCTCTTGAAATGGATCCGCAAAACACCAATGCATCCCATATGATTACGAAAATAGAACACCTTTTGGAAGCAAAAAATAAGTAAATTACATCGATTCAATATATAAAATCCTTACGAAAGTGGAGATTTTTTTCATTTGATCTACGCTTCACTTATTTTTAGTAAAAACCGACATCATTTATATTTTAAAATTTAAAAAAATCAATAAAAATAACATTTTGATGACAATTTGACAATTCAACTAGATTCATTTTACACGATCATCACTTTCTTGGAAGTTTCAATTAATAGTATTATTTTTAAAACAAATAGTATAAAAAAAATGGATCCTGATTACAGAAAATATGATGTCACAAGATTTTTTGATTTTACCGAGGAAGATGAAAAATTAATTACTGAGGTGTACGACCAGCTTTCAGACTCCTATGACATTGCGGTCATTGACATTGAAGATTCTCCTTATGAACAGTTCAGTTCTCATGATTTATACCCGGTATTTATCCCTAAGATCTGCTATTTAATACAGGACAGAAATAAAGACAACACCTTTTACCTTTACATTGTCAGCAAAGTCGGAATGACTTCCAGAGGGGGGCGTTTAGGACGTAAATATGATACGGTACAACTTTGGGGACTCAAGAACCTGAATGAAGATTTTGGATACCTATCCGTTAATAAAAAGAATTTAATGGATAAGGTGGCAGGAATTTTCAGCAGTTTTACTGTAAATTTTAAAGATCGTGAGTTTAAAGATTTTCATGTAGTGGGAAATAATCGATTTAAAATCATGAATTTTTTAAATCAAAAAAGGAAAGAAACTATACAAAAATTTCCCAATAAAGATTTTAAGCTTGAAGTAAGAAATACAATTTTAAGTTTCGGCATTCCTGATATCCTTACCCCTGAAAGTGCTGAAATCATCTCAAGATTTTTAGAAGAAATATAAATTCTTCAAAATTCACGTATTTTTACAACTCTAAATTACCAAATGTTGAAAATTTTCACCCTCATAAAAAAATCTCTCAAAAATTCCTTCGACAATATCAGGAATGAACAGCTGAAACACAATCTTCTTCAGGCGATTCCTTTTTGGATAGGATCTGTAATTACAGGTTTTTTTGCGGTGATGTATGCGCAGGTTTTTGCCTGGGGTGAGCATTTGATGAATTTTATATTTAACTGGCATGCATGGATGATTTTCATTATAGCCCCCATCGGATTTGTATTATCATGGTGGCTGGTGAAAGAGTTTGCTCCCAATGCCAAAGGAAGCGGTATTCCCCAGGTCATGGCGGCTGTAGAGCTTGCCAATCCGAAAGAACACCGGAAAATCAGAAATCTTCTCAGCCTTAAGATTATCTTTTTCAAAATCCTGTCTTCAGTCATTCTGGTCATTGGAGGAGGTGCTGTAGGGCGTGAAGGGCCAACGATTCAGATTGCAGGCTCCGTTTTCAGAAAAGTAAATGAATATCTTCCCGAATGGTGGCCAAAAATTTCCAAGAAAAATATGATTATGACAGGGGCAGCGGCAGGGCTGGCAGCGGCATTCAACACTCCGCTCGGTGGAATTGTATTTGCGGTTGAAGAACTGTCAAAAACCCATATCAATTACTTTAAAACAGCTTTGTTTACGGCTGTAATTATTGCCGGTCTTACCGCTCAGACGCTGGCAGGATCTTATTTATATCTGGGATATCCGAAGACCAATGATGTTTCTTTAATGGTGATGTTTCCGATCATGCTGGTGGCAGGTACCGCCGGTATTCTGGCCAGCCAGCTCTCGGTTACTATGCTTAAGATCAACGGCTGGAAGAAGAAAAAACTAAAGACAGATAGGGCGAATGTAGTTTTCCTGATTATCTGTGCTTTAATTATTGCTTCAATCGCCTATTTCATCAACAGAGAGATTTTAGGTTCCGGAAAGGAAATCATGGAACGTGTTCTTTTTACCAAGGATAAACATGAAGACTGGTATGTTCCGATTCTCAGAATGCTGGGACCTGCCCTGTCCTTTACTTCTGGCGGTGCCGGTGGGATTTTCGCTCCGGCTCTTACGGCGGGAGC of the Chryseobacterium aureum genome contains:
- a CDS encoding outer membrane beta-barrel protein, translating into MKKIVLMGAVALFGWSHAQIAKGTSYLSGQIGYYHNEKNEFETKRKDDVIRILPTAGYFVNNNLAAGLGIGYKSAVTKYNVRGFGFNNTIGIKNTDNAFVVAPFVRKYWTLSDKLYIFGQLQIPLEFGKEKMDFNSEGDGGDPILSAPFTQKNNYTHIGVNIKPGLDYFVSKNWSIEATIGEFGYNSYKRDIEGAKRNNSYKFDLNLAAVTFGVKYIFAK
- a CDS encoding outer membrane beta-barrel protein, giving the protein MKKILLAGAVALFGLSNAQIAKGTTYLSGSVGYSQVESNNGNDKKENFNVLPTVGYFVNTNLAIGLGVGYQTEKNTVSTTTTLGNTTIVNESIVKTPAFVVAPFVRKYWTLSDKLYFFGQLAVPMQFGKTENESNSVATTTTGSGTSVASSSTSSEAKYTKIGVTVKPGLDYFLNKNWSIEATIGEFGYNNYKPKDGDATNNYNFGLNLSSVTFGVKYVFAK
- a CDS encoding porin family protein — translated: MKKIVLASAIALFAGLNAQTTFGVKAGYALSNLKTSEGDFAYGGIEGGMKSKSGFYVGGLIEHKFNNKFAVQGEVEYANLGGKAEVSLPGITVTEKMNLNRIVIPVSARFYATPELGVYAGPYVSFKTNNKVKFEMSGPNAGMVDPSGIREGERYVENYLNDTLKSTDFGLFLGADYTIHKGLFVDARYSFGLTNMLKNPVDGEKLKMNFFQLGIGYKFK
- a CDS encoding PhoH family protein; translation: MFELTYDLEDIDAKIFYGVNNQYFNLIKSSFPTIKITGRDHFIFAMGNQEALDILKQKLDDIVSFISKNNSIALKDVENILNIKDENEKQLVFDQDIIVKGVNGKIIKAKTTNLKKLVKETEKKDMVFAIGPAGTGKTYTSVALAARALRDKEVKRIILTRPAVEAGESLGFLPGDLKEKLDPYLQPLYDALRDMIPHEKLEGFMEKKVIEVAPLAFMRGRTLDDAFVILDEAQNTTHAQMKMFLTRMGMNAKFIITGDPSQIDLPKNQQSGLKEAMRILNGVKEIGFVHLTEEDVVRHPVVRKIILAYNDEDKRLRNE
- the ffh gene encoding signal recognition particle protein produces the protein MFNSLQDKLDKALHNISGRGKITEINVAETVKEIRRALVDADVNYKVAKDLTKRVQDKALGENVLTSLTPGQLMTKIVHDELVDLMGGSQEGINLSGKPSVILIAGLQGSGKTTFSGKLAHYLQTKRNKKPLLVACDVYRPAAIDQLKVLGGQINVPVYTEEGATNPSTIAENAINFAKSNGHDVVIVDTAGRLAIDEQMMNEIKSVHYFIKPNETLFVVDSMTGQDAVNTAKAFNDALNFDGVVLTKLDGDTRGGAALTIRSVVEKPIKFISTGEKMEALDLFYPERMADRILGMGDVVSLVERAQEQFDEEEAKKLHKKIAKNEFGFDDFLKQINQIKKMGNMKDLMGMIPGVGKAIKDVEISDDAFKHIEAIIYSMTPEERRRPSIINTQRKGRIAKGAGRKIEDVNQLMKQFDQMGKMMKMMQGPQGKQMMQMMSKMPNMPGMGGMFGK
- a CDS encoding SAM hydrolase/SAM-dependent halogenase family protein is translated as MSIITLTSDFGNLDYRVAAVKGKILSLNPEVNIIDITHEIQAFNLIQTSYIVRNAYKYFPKGSIHILSVDSFYHKSRKNIIYKADGSYFLAADNGLLSLIFFDIKPEAIYELTLNNRFDDIINFTSTDIFVPAAVHLANGGLPEVIGRKIHSAKQLMFPRAVYNESEGMIIGEVTYIDNFGNIISNINKDFFENISKGYTSFTIKFRNLSLSRIFSSHTEVVSDWERETEFHGQSAAIFNDSQLLELTIYKGSRKNGAKSLFGLNVGENIYIEFS
- a CDS encoding porin family protein; translation: MKKLLLVAAVAIMGMSANAQEFRFGPKAGYSYSTVKLKGDGQSETSDPLHTFYIGGIAEYKLSDKFALQGELLYSPLGGKVNVAEADPDNPTTFLNVKAKQTYHTLLVPISAKYFITEGLSVSAGASFGVILSAKQKLTADFGFGIPGFEIDANDERDIKDQMNTLNIAPFLGAEYALENGLFFDARYNLGVSNLAKHAEGNEKLTNSFVQVGVGFKFGGN